In Streptomyces durocortorensis, a genomic segment contains:
- a CDS encoding rodlin encodes MIKKIMASAAVAASVVGASAAAAPSAMAIANDGGTTSINGNGASQAYGNSATHGDWSPQFALIQGSLNKPCIGLPAKANIGSLVGLVPVTVQDINILSSPQNQQCTENSTQAKGDEALSHILNDIPILSGNGAANN; translated from the coding sequence ATGATCAAGAAGATTATGGCCTCGGCGGCCGTCGCTGCCTCGGTCGTCGGTGCCTCCGCTGCGGCCGCCCCGTCCGCCATGGCGATCGCCAACGACGGCGGCACCACGTCGATCAACGGCAACGGCGCCTCTCAGGCCTATGGCAACTCCGCGACCCACGGCGACTGGAGCCCGCAGTTCGCGCTCATCCAGGGCTCGCTGAACAAGCCCTGCATCGGCCTGCCCGCCAAGGCGAACATCGGCTCCCTCGTCGGCCTCGTGCCCGTCACGGTCCAGGACATCAACATCCTGTCCTCCCCGCAGAACCAGCAGTGCACCGAGAACTCCACCCAGGCCAAGGGTGACGAGGCTCTGTCGCACATCCTGAACGACATCCCGATCCTCTCGGGCAACGGCGCCGCCAACAACTGA